In Natator depressus isolate rNatDep1 chromosome 17, rNatDep2.hap1, whole genome shotgun sequence, one genomic interval encodes:
- the DPH1 gene encoding 2-(3-amino-3-carboxypropyl)histidine synthase subunit 1 isoform X4 encodes MPEGLLMFACTIADIIERFTGAEVVVMGDVTYGACCVDDFTARALGADFMVHYGHSCLVPIDATQGVKMLYVFVDIKIDTSHFVETIHFNFPKGACLALVSTIQFVSALQAASQVLRSEYKVSIPQCKPLSPGEILGCTSPRLGPDTDAIVYLGDGRFHLESVMIANPRVPAYRYDPYSKVFSREHYAHERMQHARQEAIHTATHARSWGLILGTLGRQGSTSILQHLEAQLQALGLPFVRVLLSEIFPSKLQLFPNVDAWVQVACPRLSIDWGGAFSKPLLTPYEAAVALKEIEWQQTYPMDFYAGQSLGPWTVNHASHQSQRGTSQPTQP; translated from the exons GTTCACCGGTGCCgaggtggtggtgatgggagacGTGACCTATGGTGCGTGCTGTGTGGATGACTTCACGGCCAGGGCCCTTGGGGCCGACTTCATGGTGCACTATGGACACAGCTGCCTGG TTCCCATTGACGCCACGCAGggggtgaagatgctctatgtgTTTGTGGATATCAAGATCGACACGTCCCACTTCGTGGAGACCATCCACTTCAACTTCCCCAAGGGCGCCTGCCTGGCTCTTGTCAGCACCATCCAGTTTGTCTCCGCTTTGCAG GCGGCATCCCAGGTGCTGCGCTCCGAGTACAAGGTCAGCATCCCGCAGTGCAAGCCACTCTCGCCAGGCGAGATCCTGGGCTGCACATCTCCCCGGCTGGGGCCAGACACAGACGCCATTGT GTACCTGGGGGATGGGCGCTTCCACCTGGAATCGGTCATGATTGCCAACCCCCGAGTTCCCGCCTACAG GTACGACCCCTACAGCAAAGTCTTCTCCAGGGAGCACTACGCCCATGAGCGCATGCAGCATGCCCGGCAGGAGGCCATCCACACCGCTACCCACGCCCGGAGCTGGGGACTCATTCTCGGGACCCTGGGGCGCCAGGGCTCCACCTCCATCCTGCAG CACCTGGAGGCGCAGCTCCAAGCCCTGGGCCTCCCGTTTGTCAGGGTGCTGCTCTCGGAGATCTTCCCTAGCAAGCTGCAGCTGTTCCCCAATGTGGACGC GTGGGTGCAGGTGGCTTGTCCCCGGCTCTCCATTGACTGGGGAGGAGCCTTCAGCAAGCCACTGCTCACACCCTATGAG GCTGCTGTGGCTCTGAAGGAAATCGAGTGGCAGCAGACTTACCCCATGGATTTCTATGCCGGCCAGTCCCTAGGGCCCTGGACAGTCAACCATGCCAGCCACCAGTCCCAGAGGGGCACCAGCCAGCCCACGCAG ccgtAG
- the OVCA2 gene encoding esterase OVCA2 — translation MSGGKPPPPPPLRLLGLHGYGQNQRSFHARTGALRKALRGRAELVTVSAPHPAGPEPGGAAGPGDRLAGCGVPGPGGPGARCSPSPQDADPRCWWFPRPREGALGAREEAAPCQGLEESLEAVAGAFAAHGPFDGLLGFSQGAALVARVCALQQRGDARFPFQFAVLVAGFESSCDREPIAVPSLHVLGDADRVIPPARSRELAARFVDPAVLTHPGGHFVPASAPQKRAYLEFLVKFLK, via the coding sequence ATGTCCGGGGGaaagccgccgccgccgccgcccctgcGGCTGCTGGGTCTCCATGGCTACGGCCAGAACCAGCGCAGCTTCCACGCGCGGACCGGGGCGCTGCGCAAAGCGCTGCGGGGCCGCGCGGAGCTGGTGACCGTGAGCGCGCCCCACCCGGCGGGGCCCGAGCCCGGGGGCGCGGCGGGGCCCGGGGACCGGCTCGCCGGCTGCGGGGTGCCCGGGCCGGGCGGCCCCGGCGCCCGCTGCTCCCCGTCCCCGCAGGACGCCGATCCCCGCTGCTGGTGGTTCCCCAGGCCTCGGGAGGGGGCGCTCGGGGCCCGGGAGGAAGCCGCCCCCTGCCAGGGGCTGGAGGAGTCCCTGGAAGCGGTGGCCGGGGCCTTCGCGGCCCACGGGCCCTTCGACGGGCTGCTGGGCTTCAGCCAGGGCGCGGCTCTGGTGGCCCGAGTGTGCGCCCTGCAGCAGCGCGGGGACGCGCGGTTCCCGTTCCAGTTCGCCGTTCTGGTCGCCGGCTTCGAGAGCAGCTGCGACCGCGAGCCCATCGCCGTGCCCTCGCTCCACGTCCTGGGCGACGCGGACCGGGTCATCCCCCCAGCACGGAGCAGAGAGCTGGCTGCCCGCTTCGTTGATCCCGCAGTCCTTACCCATCCAGGGGGACACTTCgttcctgcctctgcaccccagaaGAGAGCCTATCTTGAGTTCCTGGTGAAGTTTTTGAAATAG